GGTGCCTTAGTGTCTTTGTGGCTGAATTATTTAAAAAAAGGCTTTGCCAGTGTTTCAGAATATCGCTTAGCAATACCCTAACTAATAATAACAGGCCGGTCAATACAATCCTGCGGAGAGAAATAGGATATGAAGACTGTCGTGATTATCCCAACAAGATACGGCTCCAGCCGGTTTCCGGGCAAACCGCTGGCCCAAATCGGCGGAAAACCGATGATACAATGGGTCTTTGAGAAAGCCAGCCGGGCTGCGGATATTACGGATGTGTTTGTCGCCACCGATGATCGGCGAATTTCTGATGCGGTTAAAGGTTTTGGCGGTAGTGCCGTCATGACATCCGCGCAAAACAGGACAGGTACGGACAGGGTTGCCGAGGCCGCCGAAACGATCGGTCTTGATCCGGATGATATTGTCGTCAATGTCCAGGGTGACCAGCCCCTGCTCGATCCCCGCTGTCTGGATGATATTGTCAGGCCCTTTTACAACGATCCGGATCTTGAAATGAGCACGCTGGCGTTCAAGATTGTCAACCCGGACGAAATCACCAACCCAAAGGATGTCAAGGTGACATTTGACCGCAATGGATATGCGCTCTATTTTTCACGTTCCCCCATACCCTTTGGCCGCGACTCCTCAATAAATTTCGATACATACAAGCATCTTGGTTTTTACGCCTATACCCGGCGTTTTC
Above is a window of Candidatus Desulfatibia profunda DNA encoding:
- the kdsB gene encoding 3-deoxy-manno-octulosonate cytidylyltransferase, whose translation is MKTVVIIPTRYGSSRFPGKPLAQIGGKPMIQWVFEKASRAADITDVFVATDDRRISDAVKGFGGSAVMTSAQNRTGTDRVAEAAETIGLDPDDIVVNVQGDQPLLDPRCLDDIVRPFYNDPDLEMSTLAFKIVNPDEITNPKDVKVTFDRNGYALYFSRSPIPFGRDSSINFDTYKHLGFYAYTRRFLETFRKLPEGELEKIEKLEQLRALEHGHRIRVVVTAFDSPEVDLPEDIARIEKLLTRR